CAGCTTCCTAGCCCGGCAGCATCTGCTGGTGAACCGCCTCCACGACTCCAAGGTCTTGCCGGACCAAATCCAGACGCCGGAGGTGATGCCCACCACCAGACACATGAAGTACTTTAGCATGAAGACGGCGTACTCGGGTCTGGGGTAATCTCGGGATCCCGGGCAGGGGCAGCTGAGCGCCGTCTCCCAGCTCTCCctagaatgctgttcatagatgaAGCAAGCCACGACTACGGTGGCCGGGACGGTGTAGAGCACTGTGAAGATCCCTATTCGGATCATAAGCTTCTCCAGTTTGTCGGTTTTGGTGCCCCCTTGCTTAATGACGCTCCGTATCCTGAACAGAGAGACAAACCCGGCCAACAGGAAGGTTGTCCCCGTGAGCAGGTAGACCACCAGAGGGGCCAGGACGAATCCCCGGAGGTTGTCCAAGTTCTGGTTGCCCACGTAGCAGATGCCGGCCACCGGGTCCCCGTCCACCGAACTCAGCGCCAGTACCGCTATGGACTTGACACTGGGAATTAGCCACGCGGCCATGTGGAAGTACTGGGAATAGCCCGCAATGGCCTCGTTGCCCCACTTCATGCCCGCGGCGAGAAACCAGGTAAAGGACAGGATGACCCACCAGATGGAGCTGGCCATGCCGAAGAAATAGATGAGCAGGAAGACCACGGTGCAAAGGGCGGGACCGGTGGTGTCGTATTGGATGTGGTGGTAGTCCTTGTTACATGCTACATTGGCGTGGCCGGCCACCAGTCGGACGATGTAGCCCATGGACACGAAGAGGTAGCAGGCGGACAGGAAGATGATGGGTCGCTCTGGGTACTTGAACCTCTCCATGTCAATCAGGAAGGTGGACACGGTGGTGAACGTGGAGATGAAGCACAGGACGGACCACAGGCCGATCCACAAGGTTGCGAAAGTCCTCTCGTCCTGGTTAAAGAAGGGCTGGTAACATGGGAAAGCACAGTTGAGCAACCGACCGGTTCTGATCTTGTTGTAGAGCGGGTGACTCTCCTTGGAGATCGGGATCAGAGGGTCTTTGCAGTTACATTTCCCAGGGCAGTCTGCTGATGGTGCGGGTTGGTTTCCTGGATGTGCCCAGGAGGGTCGGGCGTTTTTGTTGCCGCCCAAAACCTTGGGCGCAACGGTGGGCTTTAAGAACGGGGGTGATACAGTGGTCACCTCCGACCTGTTGTAATCCATGCACAAGTTGTCTTGGTCTCCGAGCACGGGGAGCTTGTCGCAGTTCATTCTTTCAGGCCAAGCAAAACCATATTGTCTCATCAGTGGGGAGCAGCCGGATTTGGCTCTTTCGCAGACGGATCTGCAAGGTGGCAATGGTTTCATGTAGTCCGCCAGGCAGATGGGAGTGTAGACACTGCACAGGAAGAAGAGGAGGTCCGGGGAACATTGAATCTCTACCAGAGGCCAGAACTGATGGACCTCGAGCCCCGCTTCGTCTTGACTGTCGTGGTTGAACTGGTTGGGCATGTAGGTATGGTTATAGCCAATGCCTTTGCACATGGGCACTGTAATCTCCTGGCAGACCATTGCCTTGGAAGCGCAGAGGGTGACCCCCACCAACCCCACGAGACAAACACAGACGCCGACCAAGGCTGAGGGCTCTTGCACGCGAGAAGCCATAATATCCAGATTAAAAAAACAAGGGTCCAGCCGACTTCTGATACCGGTCCTCGAATTCTCTGCCACCGGAGTTTTACAGCCCCAGTTCCTCCTCTCCCGGGAAAATTAAACAAGGCCACACCTGACCACACTCGGACATGACTGGCGCGATATGGGAAGAAGGGAGTTCAGGTGAACTGTGTGCCAACATCCGAAGCCGCCGCTCTTGGAAACGAGGAAAATCTTTAAaacaaaaaattaaaacaaacttAATATTTGATCACTCTTCACGTCTTTTCCCTATCCGCGTTGCTTTCCTTTTCTGATAAAATTGAATTATAGTTGCAATATGCTTGATGATCAAAGTGTCTAAGACTGCCTCTGTTCTTCGGTGCCCGGGTGGCTTTTCTGAGGTGAAAGCGCCAGCCCAACGCAAGGAATCGAGAAATTCATGGCTAGTTCAGGTGTAAACTTTCAGAGATGTCCTAGTTTTAGTTCTTCTACTGTTATCACTAGGAAGGTGTGAAATTTCTTGGCGCCAACCCCGTAGTCGAATCTCTGTCCCAAAATACACAATCGCCTCTCTTTCCTCATAAAAACAGAAATCGAAACCCAGGTAAATTCTTCATCTTTCTTCTCCGAACTGCAGTGTGCATTTACCTCATTCGTGTTGTTTTTGTTGTATTCCCTCTTTTCTCTATCCGAACGTACAGCTCCTTGGACTCGGGTTGCACGTTTAACCGGGGAAACAGTTCCTTCCTCTCTCGGTGCCTTTCGCTTCGCTCCACTTACGGCTCCGCTATTAGATTGTTACTTTTTTTGAAAACACAATGTAGCTAAGGTAAAGCTCAGTCCTCTTCCTGTCAATCTACACTTCTGTGCCAGTGAACGCCAATCGCAGAGCACCTGTCACCGAAACCCCTCCTCCCGTGATCTTTCTCTACCAATCAACAGCCACGAGGAGGACGCTCTGCCCTTCACAATTCGAAGAAATTGACAGCTTCGCTCCACCTACCGAATGAGGACCAATCATGCACTTTAGCGCTTCCTGATAGTTCCCGCCCAACTGCCCCATGGACCAATCAAACACCCAATCAACAAAAAAGACCCACTTACTATTTTATTAAACCAATAAAAAAAAGGCTTGGTGACTGAGTTCACTGACTGGATGAAAGTATTAACACCTACTGAGTTTTACTATTTTGAAGGAACTTTTCGCACATTTTGTTTTAAGCAAAACTCAAAGTAATTTTAAAGTGTTAGCGCACTAAATCCTCCTCGATTGACCCAATTCCCCTTTTAAAACACCCTTCAGTTGCAAAATACCTTCAAAGGGGCAGTGTATGTAATTGGAGTTACTGTCAAAGGGTAAGGGAGAATGTTTACGTACGGTTGGCACTCGTACAGATTTTCAAAGTACGTTGTCTGGAAACATTGAAACTCTAAACCGGGCATCAGTAGTCTGGGTTTTAAATAGAAGTTTGCGCTTTTCCCTTCCCCTACCTTACGGGGCAATTGGTTGTTTAAAGTTATTCTGGTGTTCATTGAATGTTTCACTATGAGCAAAGCAAACATCAGCTATCAGCGCATAAATCCTTATCGTAGCTCTCTGAGCAAATTCAGAGCAGCTATTTGGCGATCTTTGAACCTTTTCGTAAACTGCTCATAAAGTCGACTTATCTTTTTCAGATTAAAATTTCTGGGGGTGGGGTGAAGCGCGGACCTGCCGTAAAAAGGAAAAGTTATTTAAAACAGGTAACACCGATCTACATTACACCTGTAACATAGCAAAGATTTGAACGCTGAGCGCCTTTTGAGACGCCAGGGCGCTCTCTGG
This genomic stretch from Mobula hypostoma chromosome 6, sMobHyp1.1, whole genome shotgun sequence harbors:
- the LOC134348374 gene encoding frizzled-5-like, which gives rise to MASRVQEPSALVGVCVCLVGLVGVTLCASKAMVCQEITVPMCKGIGYNHTYMPNQFNHDSQDEAGLEVHQFWPLVEIQCSPDLLFFLCSVYTPICLADYMKPLPPCRSVCERAKSGCSPLMRQYGFAWPERMNCDKLPVLGDQDNLCMDYNRSEVTTVSPPFLKPTVAPKVLGGNKNARPSWAHPGNQPAPSADCPGKCNCKDPLIPISKESHPLYNKIRTGRLLNCAFPCYQPFFNQDERTFATLWIGLWSVLCFISTFTTVSTFLIDMERFKYPERPIIFLSACYLFVSMGYIVRLVAGHANVACNKDYHHIQYDTTGPALCTVVFLLIYFFGMASSIWWVILSFTWFLAAGMKWGNEAIAGYSQYFHMAAWLIPSVKSIAVLALSSVDGDPVAGICYVGNQNLDNLRGFVLAPLVVYLLTGTTFLLAGFVSLFRIRSVIKQGGTKTDKLEKLMIRIGIFTVLYTVPATVVVACFIYEQHSRESWETALSCPCPGSRDYPRPEYAVFMLKYFMCLVVGITSGVWIWSGKTLESWRRFTSRCCRARKLTSGSMYSQASTALTTRTGASGSAAYHKQVALSHA